Proteins found in one Anabas testudineus chromosome 1, fAnaTes1.2, whole genome shotgun sequence genomic segment:
- the LOC113161265 gene encoding meteorin-like protein: MRLQLRPWAAHWITAVLLCRAVAQYSSDQCSWRGSGLSHESHRRDVEQVYLRCSRGSLEWLYPTGAIIVNLRLNTEGSSGHMAGLHVCIKPYTYSKGSHVYLERSGDLRLLLAEKDQAQGAVHCFSLAEGALFVEAVPQTDISRRITAFQYELVPSQGPRAHMYPYLHPGLVTCKPCSDEEVLMAVCTSDFAGSGVFRGVASGTDDNSPVLVSLSRLFHQKGRVFSWGGARGKWSGRVNVPSQCAVHPGGDEYLFTGSLHFGEAWLGCAPRYKDFLKVYVRAQKAGTNPCQIDAA; encoded by the exons ATGAGGCTGCAGCTGCGGCCGTGGGCTGCGCACTGGATCACCGCCGTGCTGCTGTGCAGGGCGGTGGCGCAGTACTCCAGCGACCAGTGCAGCTGGAGAGGAAG TGGTTTGAGTCATGAGTCTCATCGCAGAGATGTGGAGCAGGTCTACCTACGCTGCTCCCGGGGGTCTCTCGAGTGGCTCTACCCCACAGGAGCCATTATTGTCAACCTGCGGCTAAACACCGAGGGCTCATCGGGACACATGGCGGGTCTCCATGTGTGCATCAAACCCTACACTTATTCTAAG GGTTCTCATGTGTATCTGGAGCGTTCTGGGgatctgaggctgctgctggcAGAGAAGGACCAGGCTCAGGGCGCAGTGCATTGTTTCAGCCTTGCAGAAGGGGCTTTGTTTGTTGAGGCCGTCCCTCAGACCGACATCAGCCGGAGGATCACGGCCTTTCAGTATGAGCTAGTGCCCAGTCAGGGTCCCAGGGCTCACATGTACCCTTACCTGCATCCTGGTTTAG TGACCTGTAAACCCTGTTCAGATGAAGAGGTTCTCATGGCTGTCTGCACCAGCGACTTTg CGGGCAGTGGTGTCTTTCGAGGAGTGGCGTCTGGCACTGATGACAACTCCCCTGTTTTGGTGAGTCTGAGCCGGCTGTTCCATCAGAAGGGGAGAGTGTTTTCTTGGGGTGGAGCCAGAGGGAAATGGAGCGGACGTGTCAATGTTCCTTCACAGTGCGCTGTGCATCCTGGAGGGGATGAGTACCTTTTCACTGGCTCTCTCCATTTCGGTGAAGCCTGGCTCGGTTGCGCGCCTCGCTACAAGGACTTCCTGAAAGTGTATGTCCGAGCACAGAAAGCAGGAACAAACCCCTGCCAGATAGACGCTGCGTGA